In Oscillatoria acuminata PCC 6304, a single window of DNA contains:
- a CDS encoding type II toxin-antitoxin system VapC family toxin: MTLWVFDTDCLSLLQRGHPHLEQRIQQVDPEHLAVTIVTVEEQLYGRLNRIRRSPSGDALILAYAKLRETVEDFNQLNILDFDRPALTQYQELIQQRIRIGTQDLKIGAVALSRNAVLVTRNRRDFEQIPGLQWEDWTIAPEA; this comes from the coding sequence ATGACATTATGGGTATTTGATACGGATTGTCTGTCTCTTTTGCAACGCGGACATCCACACCTTGAGCAACGCATTCAGCAGGTTGATCCTGAACATTTAGCCGTTACAATTGTGACGGTAGAAGAACAACTGTATGGACGACTCAATCGAATTCGCCGATCGCCCTCCGGAGATGCGCTGATTTTAGCCTACGCCAAACTCCGAGAAACGGTAGAAGATTTCAATCAGCTTAATATCCTCGATTTCGATCGCCCTGCGTTGACGCAATACCAGGAGTTGATACAGCAACGAATCCGGATCGGTACGCAAGACTTGAAAATTGGGGCAGTCGCCCTCTCCCGCAATGCAGTTCTAGTCACCCGCAACCGTCGGGATTTTGAACAAATCCCGGGGTTACAGTGGGAAGATTGGACGATCGCCCCAGAAGCGTGA
- a CDS encoding type II toxin-antitoxin system HicB family antitoxin, whose amino-acid sequence MTTDLLNIQVQKPAETSWNKINLTVLIAEKAEGGYQATVLGWSDCQGSGLTKEEAIANLNQALSTRLETTEIASLQIVNPNAEHPWMKLAGKYKDDPDFDEMLADIEALRQERDAEIEIMVEYNPQLDAEELGK is encoded by the coding sequence ATGACAACAGATTTGCTGAATATTCAGGTGCAAAAACCCGCTGAAACGAGTTGGAATAAAATTAATTTGACGGTGCTGATTGCAGAAAAGGCTGAAGGGGGATATCAGGCAACGGTGTTGGGTTGGTCCGATTGTCAAGGGTCTGGTTTGACTAAAGAAGAGGCGATCGCCAATCTGAATCAAGCCCTTAGCACTCGCCTGGAAACCACGGAAATTGCTTCCTTACAAATTGTCAATCCCAATGCGGAGCATCCTTGGATGAAGTTAGCTGGAAAATACAAGGATGATCCAGACTTCGATGAAATGCTGGCAGATATTGAGGCGTTACGTCAGGAACGAGATGCAGAAATCGAAATCATGGTAGAGTATAATCCTCAACTGGATGCGGAGGAATTAGGCAAATGA